The following is a genomic window from Nymphaea colorata isolate Beijing-Zhang1983 chromosome 3, ASM883128v2, whole genome shotgun sequence.
TGAGGCCAACCGCTACTCTTAATCAACGAATGAAGATTTGGACGCTTTACGAAAGTATGGTTCATACATATCGTtgtaaaagcaagaaaaaaccgATTTTATGCAAAGCTTTACAAATGGGTAGAATCTGGAACgatggttttgtattttttcgCTCTATAGAACGGGACCAACCTCAACACAATTAGTCATTAAAATATGACTGGCGAGGCACTGAAAGTAGTCTAAGGAAAAGTTGAACAATGGAAAGAAGGGGGACACTTCGAACTTCAATCTTGCAATTCAATCTTGGAATGGAATTAGCCTCCTGCTCACCAGAAACCATTGCTAGAAAACTATTTTAATTTCTACGGTCAAATTTCAAAGGAAATGAAGAGATGCGTCACGGATGAGGAACAGCACTTGTACGTACCACAGCCTTTCGTGGCACAATGGGTGCTGCTGAATTGGCCAAAGAATCTATGCTCTTGCCAAATGCTGTGATCTGATCTTCTTTTCTGATTGACCATCTTTTCATTCCCGTACGCATATTTGGAAATTCCttgtcttttctcttttggtaaGTTTTTACATCAGAAACAGTAGGTGTACCTTTTTATACGCCTCtgtaaaagaatcaaatgaaaattttcttttgtaggCTTTTCATGGCCTATTGGCTACTGTTCGTCCCTCTCATCTAGTAGTTTGGGCCGCATCTGCTAGGGAATTTAAAGCGAATGTGTGGAACAGAAAGCAGATGCTCAAGGTTGATAAGATTCGAGGACAATAAAGGGATTGCAATTCACTGAAGTTCTAGATTGCTCGGTTTCTCAGCATCGACTTGACAAGCAAAGAATATTTGTTTTGCTTAAAGACCCCAGCTGCACACTTTTGATCTCCGGTCAGTGTGTTCCCTCATAGGttgatcttttctgctgatgCCCATCTCTGCAGATGAAATACTTTAGCTTCAATCCGTCATACTGCCCGCCATAGAAGCGATTTTAGGCACTCCTGGCAAGTTTCTACAAAAGCTCAAACCGTAGAAAAGCAGGGTTAAGAGTTAACACTTGATCAAAGGTCTCCACCTACAGACCACAATTAATTTTCACAATGTTTCTCTTATGACCTGCTCGTTACAAGCAGTATCAGCAATCTCAAGTTGGAACAGCACCAAAACTTGCAGCCCACGAGCTGCCTGAGATACATGACGCCCTTTGGCTTCTGCAATTCCAATTTTCATCCTTCACATCAATAATTCTCGTCGCAACCTTATTTATGTGGCAGACAGCCGAAGCTCCCTCCCAATCCCTTGTCCTCCTAGCAGCTTTTATTACTCAGAGGCACAGGTTTAAAGAAAgctcataatatttttcttgatatgGTAGTATCAGATTCTGGGGTTGATCAAAAGGCAAAATTCATAACGGAACGGCTTTAGTTTTGAATGTCCTATAAATTGTAATCAACATCACAACGTTTTTAAAACATAGACATGCAACTACTATCTTTCCACCAGGAAAAAGCGTCTGCTTCTCGATACCAACCAGAGGTGATGCGAACGAACTTTTGCGTTACCTGTTACATGTTATTTAATAACTGATCCTTTGAAGCTTATCAATTTGAAGGCTGTCAAGTTTTTGTGATAATTAAAGTGGAAGCGGACGTAAAGATGATGCGATTCCATACTCAACCgcagaagaacaaaaaaggaagaaaaatgacaatGCACTTGCAGGAATAATTCATTAGCAATGGTTATATGAATGATCACGCCGACTTTACGTTATCCTTAAAAAAGGGCCATTTGATTGTTTGTCATCAGCCATGACCTCTATGGCTTTTGATGGCCCCAGTGGGTGTTGAAATCGGCCAAGCAAGTGGCtgttttctccttctcccttaatgtttttcaaatttttcttctaGTTTTTGTTCATGGTGGATAGCAAATAGACTTAAAGTAGCTTAATCTCTCGTTGTCATCAACTCCTACTTGCATTATATTAAGCATGAATTTTCAGAATTGAGACCTCATCACTGCACAGATCCACGCTTATGATGGGACGTGAAACTAATCAAGTATTCTTAAAAGTATAGAAACAAATAAGTATCATAATTTGGAGGAAAAGATTGTTCTTGCATAACCCATGATCATCTTACAACCATCAATACATCTTGAGATTCAAAATCTAATGAACCCAGTTCCCAACTTGAAGAGCACCCCCATGATCCATGACCAACAACACTAAATACCCTCTGAATTGCACGCCACTTGATCATTTCGATAAAGGTGGCAAGatcaccaagaaaaataaaaaaaggaaaaaagaaaacgtcCAGTCCAATTAAGCACAAGGCTAACCCCAACTGTACATGAATCTTTGATCATGGCCGTCCACCATACTGCACCGGATCAATTCATTTAGAAGAACTTGGGATCGTAGCCGTTGCTTGCGGTCGCAAGGATGTAGTAGGCCACTATGTGGCCGATGGAGCCCCAAGCCAGCACGTCCACGATGTTAAACCCAGATGGGTCGTTGGATTTCAAGAGACCAACATACTCCTTGGCTCTGACGTCGCCTGCCTCAAAGTGAGTCTGCCCATTCTGCTCGGGCAGACCTTGCTTGGCAACATTCTCCCTCTGGAAATTCAAGAAAACGAACCTCCCCATGAACAGGGAGAGGCCAGTGCTCAGGCTGATGACAAGAGAAGCGTTCAGCTCAGCCTTCACACCTCCAAACCTGGCCGGCCTGCTCACCTTGACATGGGCTCTGCTGCCGGTAGACTTGAGGGTGGAGAAGAGGGAGTCTGTGGGTTTCAGGGGGCGCAGCCCTTGGAAAGAAGGTGACTGCTTCTGCAGGGGAGCTGTGAGGTTGAAGAAGGTGGCGGCCATGGCTGTTGCACTGGGTTGCAGGTGTGGGGTGGCGATGCCTTGACACTGGGAAGTGGGTTGggagagaaaaggaagaggccCTGAATCATATGGATGGGAGTGTGGAGGGGTTGGGGTGCGCATGGTGGTGACTTGGGTGGACGCCATTGGTTGGTTCTGGATAAGAGATCCTGCCCTTGAATCATAGGGCTTGGTGGTAGCGATTTCTTTTATCTCCTTCCTAGTTTTTCCATGATCAAATTTGTGGTGAGCAGTCGCCGGTGGTTCATCCTTGCATTTGGGAAGGCCTCATGTGAGGTCCAAATTTGTAGACCTGCACCACCTCTTCATTAATTTTTGGTGCCGAATCCCTCATGATCTGGGCCGTCCTTAATTGGAACCCTTTCCAATATCATTAATCCATCCATCCATTTTACGGGTGTTTTGGGATAAACACTTTTTATGGGTCTGTGTAGGCAATTGACCACACCTGCCCGCACCGATCAGCTCGGTGGGTCAACTATCAAGTGACCCAAGTGAAAGAAATTGATATGCAAGATCAAATGATACAGTTTGTAGTTGTTTGTTGTCGTATCTAAGATCGTTAGGGAAAAAAATTCGATGTGGACTTAAGGAACCGTTTGATAAAGCCTGAAAAGATTTTGAAGTGTACCGAATGGATGAAGTTGGTCTGCTTCATGCATCTAGAAATCAAACCATAGAAAAACTTTCGCCCTTTTGTAAAAAATTAGCTTtaggaaaatcaagtttttattgagtttttaaaacttaattttttgtttctttaggCACATAACACATGGTTTTCATGAATAATTTGATGGGGTCAGGTTTTTACTCTCTTTTGCAAATcagattttgtcaaaattggattttcCTCAAACATAATGTAAACACTTCAGAAACTTGGTGTTGGAGGCAAAATCAGTTCTTCCAAATTCTAACTTCCAGTCTCATCCAAACGCTCCGTTTCTGTTTTCCACCATTAATACAGTTTCTACAAGATGGAgccattcaaaattttcacaagtgcGAGGAAGAATTGGTGTTCtacagtttctctctctctctctagtggTCAACCACTTCCAGCCACCAATGTCCATGATTGAAAAGCAGAGTTTGAAAGATTTGTCTATTGATGACAATACAACTATAGGAGGCCAAGAGAGGGTTTGGTGTAACGAGGCGACGAGCAATGAGCAGTCAATTTTATGGGCGTCACTTCTTGCGCAGAGTCAGAAGATGAAGAGGACCTTATCGCTAACTTGGAGATGGTTCAAGTTTGAGCTATTGTTCGTGGATAAGTGTCTGAAACTATAGTCGAACCGGCTAACTGAAGTCCAAGTAGCGGAATTCAAGTAGAGTTGAAACTAGACTGGCTTGTAGGTGAATTTCTTCTTGTATGTATGTTAAGATCACTTAACGTATTTTCTATCTAAAACATTAAATCTAGCTACGGGGACAGAAACCCTGATTCCATACACAGTAAGAGACCAAATATTGCATTATTTGATCCAAGTAAGATGCTGTTATATTGCATCCCATGCGTCGTTCGCTTCTTGTGATACGCTGAATCAAACGAGGTGGCAGATTTGCAGTTCGCTTCCTCCAGGGAACTGAACTTAGACTGCTTAACGACAGCTCTTGCTGCTGAATATCCCACTAAGAGAAAAGTGTCCCGATGGAGCCATAGCCGGGTGCAATCCGTGACCACAGTGCCTGGCTCTGATGCCAAATTCTTTATAATCAGAAAATGAGCCGTCGTGTGGCTTTTTTGTTGTGAGTAAAGTAAAACGTTAGCGTAAAACATTTGTATTTGGCTCAAGCGTCATCATGTAACCAGGTGGCTCTCACTCAAAAGGTCCAAGGTTCGAATCACATGGTTGCAGTCATACTCCGGCGTGTTACTCCTTTCGGCTGAAATGATGGCAACTAGTGTTTCTATAAACACGGTGAAGTAAGTCAAGACCTTGAAGACATAAGAGTATGGCGTTAGAGACTTGACCCTATGGCGTTAGAGACTTGACCCCAAAGGCAGTTTCCtccaagtaaacattaaaaaaaaaatgaaacatttgtatttatgtgtaatatgacaaaaatgcagGTTCATCTATAACACAAATTGATGTGTATTTTAGTCAGATGATACACAACATTatgctttagttcaagtcatttttgtaaaaaaaaaaaaagaatcatctTTACActaccaaaattttcaattaaaatggatgtgttcatttttttattaaaaacattattcaattaaaataacaataacttaatatatgtttctcgtCAAAGCATCCTTAAGATcgtatctataaggttagatttcaaagaaaatattttaataattaatttcaattgATCTGGTTTGTGCTTTTTACCCAAGTGGTCtcatttttaccaacttttatATTAAGTTATTGGTTTTAAAACATAAAGTATACTTAATATGTTtgctttgaaaaaataattttaagcattgtgtgtgtgtgtgtgtgtgaactgATTTTACCTCATTATATTTTTAAGATGATTCAGAGATATAATCGACATTTCGCGATGTTTGCATGTGAAGTTTATATCAGAAGGACAAATATCACTTGAGGAAATAAGTGACTcctaaaaagaaatgaaatatatCATAGTGCTCTTCCCAAAGTGGCCCATCAAGAGAAGGGGGAAGGTGCCCCTTCCAGCTTTTGGAAAATCAACCACAACAACGTGGCCGGATTCATCCAAACCATGTACGTACTAAGGGATATTGTGAAAATGTGATTTCTAGATCAACTTTTACAAATTAATAACGAACATTGACTAGTTGAATCGTTCATGTCACGTAATCTGATATATGCAGTTTCCGTTTCTTTTCCGCTTTAATTCATGAGTCTAAGACAACCCAGCTACATCCAATTTTTCGGAATTTTTTAACGCCAAAATTTGGACAGGAAGGCAAATTATCAGTTTCTACTTTTCAACAGCTACATTAGAGCTGTTGCACGGGAAAAATATCCATTTTGGCAATTAGAAGAAATTGATAAAAACAGGTAATAAAACTCAATAAATGACAGTAAATATGGAGTCTTTTCCAACTTCAACCGTTTTTCATCCAAAACTACTTGGGAAATAAAAGGTGAATACGACTCATTTCTTGAACGATGGTTGACGCTAAGCAGTTTTGCCTAGTTAGAAAAACTGCAGCATGTCCAAGTTCAGAACGTCAAGCTACGACTAGAATGTAGAAAGTAAGCAGTTTTCCCCaagtaaacatttaaaaaaaaacacagttcCTCACAATTATAAAACATGAGAAGTACGTGAAAAATTTTTAGTGCCCTGTTAAACCTGGTTTGACATGCACCTTCTGAGTTTGGAGACATCATAATATGTTCAAacgaatattttttttctccaatcatGATTGCTTTCGGATAAAGATTCAAAAATACAACGCCTTTGAACATGCACACGCTAGGAGACAATGTAATTTACACAGCAGCAGTTGAACCAAATGACTTGACAATGGTGCTGACTCTATCTGCAAAAGTTGCAGAAGAGATTTTTTTCCCAGGTACATGAAAAGGATTGGAAACGGCATCTACATATGCTGAGTGAAACTTCCTGAAGAACTGAAAAGCAAATGCaaacaagaagcagaatgtCAGCAAGTCCGGTTTACTGTACATCTACCAAAGGTCCAAAACAGAAGTTGCAAGTCAGAAATAGGCAAGTTTTAAACACtcaagaaataaaattccacttagaaagaacataaaaataggaaaagaataTTTCATCAATTAGATAGAGCGACGTGCATTCTCTGAAAGATCATTGCAATAGATCTTAATTTCTCAGTTCAATAACTTGCACAAGGCATGTAACTTCTAAAGAGGGCAACTGGCCTAGCTAATACCAGCGATTGATAAGAATACAACTTGAAAATCAAGGATCATTGCATTTGCTGCTGTTATTAGCGAAGAACAAAACTGAAGCTTTTTACAAACAAGGTCTATCTTCCACTTGCCTCCCAAATTAAAAAGGACGATTTTTGAACTATTCACctgccctctcttcctctccatttCTTCCCTAGCCCTTTTTCTTATCCTCCTCAATGACCAAACCCAATTCTTttaccaaaatatggagtattATTGACTCTGAATCAACCAAGATCACTTTCATGATGTCGACAGAAGTAATCCACCACTACTGGTAAGAATCTCTCTCCCTAACCCAATTTCTTCTGCAGCATATCATCAGCAAAGGAAGAAGACTATGCTTGACAAGGGAAGTCGTTTCCACTGTTCTCACTTTAGAGAAGAGTTTCTTTACATGTACcgtatttattttttgtttcttgttgacTTTCTTCCTTAAAGATGTTTAAATATCCCTTGTGCTTCTATTCCTTATTAgtttaatatattatttttggtTTGAAAATGATAAATCAATACTTGTGAAAATGGTTCAtgatttctttttaacattATACATTTCTTAATGAGGTTTCATTACTTGTTTGGGGAATGGTTCATATAAACTAATTTACCATTGTGCCATTTTACTTTAttcagattttcttttcatgtcatCAACTTCAAGTGGCTATCATatgatttttgtcattttagtgCTGCTCCAGTTCTAGGATAGAACCACAAGTTTAGACATGTGTACCATAACCAATAATTGAATATTTCCCTATATATAAAGCAAACATATCCCCTTTCCAACAATTAACAATCCTTGTAACACGAGGAACCCTACAGTTGGATAACcaatttataaatgaaaatgatgtccATTTTCAATAACCTCTATCATGTGcctaaatgaaaatgaagtccATTTTCAATAACCTCTATCATATCCAGCCACTATATCCACCTTACGTGGGTACCTCAATGAATTATTAAACAGCAACTGTTCCCATAACCAATTGCAAGTCAAGGTTCTTGGTTAAAACAAACTATTTAAGCAACTCAAAAtttatgtatatacacatatatatagatgtatacacacgtgcacacacacacacacacatgatgCAATAGCGGAGAGGAAAATAGTAATGTCATTGTGAAAGTGTTACGGTCAAGCGTTCGGATCGGGAATCGGGTCTACTAGACTGACCCAAAAGAttactataaataagggaattgGGGAGAGCCTGGGAGGGGGATCATTAGGGTTATCGGATGAAATGAGGTCTCTCTTCTGGGGAGGGGGTTGCTCTAACTGGGTTAGGGCAGTGCATGTGAGTGAGTTTGTGTGGACTTACCTTGTAAGTGGAGGTAGTTAGCAGGTGGCTGCTAACAATGGTGATCAGAGCCGGTCTTCGACAACAACCTGATGGAGGACGTTGCAAATCATTTGGGTCGGATAGATTGATGGAAGGTGAAATTAGAAGATTCTTTCGATAGGATCGATCAACAGATGCTTGACATCGACCAGAAGCTACAAGTGATTTGCTCGGGACAACGTGCTCTCACGGAGCTGCTGTTGCAGTTGCTTCACCAAGACCATGATGGTTCTGAGCAGATACAGTTCAGGATGAAGAAACAAGATAAGCTTCTAGAGTTATGCATAGAAAACGCTGTAGAGATGAAGCCCTTGTCCAAAGCAGAACCTAGAAACACCCAAACACTTCTTGTCGGTATGGATGAAGCTGAAGGCGTTCTAGGAGAGGAGTCGATGAGCTAACAAGAGGATGGCTGGACTCACACAACTGGGCAAATCGAGTTCGCCAAAGGGTTCACCtatgaaggaaagaaacataAAGAGGAcagattagaaatgaaaatgCTCTC
Proteins encoded in this region:
- the LOC116250842 gene encoding photosystem I reaction center subunit V, chloroplastic; its protein translation is MASTQVTTMRTPTPPHSHPYDSGPLPFLSQPTSQCQGIATPHLQPSATAMAATFFNLTAPLQKQSPSFQGLRPLKPTDSLFSTLKSTGSRAHVKVSRPARFGGVKAELNASLVISLSTGLSLFMGRFVFLNFQRENVAKQGLPEQNGQTHFEAGDVRAKEYVGLLKSNDPSGFNIVDVLAWGSIGHIVAYYILATASNGYDPKFF